The segment GCGAGCACATGTGCATGAGCATGCGCGGCGTGCGCAAGCCGGGCGCCAAGACCATCACCTCGGCTGTGCGCGGCCAGCTCCGCGACCCGGCGACCCGAGCCGAGGCGATGAGCCTGATCATGGCCCGCTAGAGCACCTTCTAGGCCGTGCCCGCCGCGCTGCGGTTGTTGTCCTTGTCCTCGGGGAGCTTGCAGACGCGCTCCAGGAAGAGCGCGGCGGCGATCACCGCGATGCCCGCGAGGACCGCCGCGCCGGCGTAGATCGCCTGGTCGCGGCGGGGCGGGTTGTCGAACTGGCTGATGACGAGGAAGACGCCCGTGCCGCCGTACATCCCGGCGACGAGGGCTGCGACCAGCGCGCTGGCCTGGCCGAAGACGACCGCGCGGGCGGCCAGCAGCGGGTCGACGCCCTTGGCGCCGGGGCGGCGCTCGCGCTGGGCGCGCAGGCGCGAGCGGATGGACAGGGCGGTGGCGGCCAGGACGGCGGCGATGAGCCCGAGCACGATGGGCGCCGCGACAGGGACGGCCGGCAGGGTGCCGAAGGAGTCCCAGAGCCTGGCCCCGGCCCAGGAGAGGACTCCGGCCACGACGAAGAGCCCGACCAGAGTCCTGATGCGCAGCTGCTTCACTGAGTGGTCGCCCCTTGTTGTGTCGTGGAACCGCCGTGGAATCCGTGTCCGGAACCCGTCGTCGTAACGATTATTCAGGCAGGTGGAGTTCCACGTCCGCACGGGCCTGGACGGTGTCGCGGCCCACGGTGGCGAGCAGCTGGCCGACGGCGCCCACGCCGGGCAGCTCGGCGGCCGGGTCGATGTCGTACCAGGGGGCGAGGACGAAGGCGCGCTGGTGGGCGCGGGGGTGCGGGAGGGTGAGCTCGGAGTCGTCGGAGACCACGCCCTCGTAGGCGACGATGTCGACGTCGATGGTGCGGGCAGCCCAGCGCTCGGTGCGGGTGCGGGCGTAGGCGTCCTCGATGGCGCGGCCGCGCTCCAGGAGGGAGGAGGGCGGCAGCGTGGTCTTCAGCACGACGACCGCGTTGAAGTAGTTCGGCTGGCTGCCGGGCTGGACGCCCCAGGGCTCCGTCTCGTAGACGGGGGAGACCTTCTTGACCCGGACGCCGGGAGTGTCCTCCAGGGCGTCCACGGCCCCCTGGAGGGTCTCCAGGCGGTTGCCCAGGTTGCTGCCGAGGGAGATGACGGCGACCTTGGGATTCTGCAGCGTGGTGTCGGCGGCGTCGACCTGGGCCACGACGGAGGCCGGTACGGGCTGCACGGTGGGGTCGTAGCTCACGGGCGCCTCCGGGCGATGGTGACGGTCACGTCGTCGAAGGGGACGGTGATGGGGGCCTGCGGCTTGTGCACGGTCACCTCCACCTCCTCGACCAGGTCGTTCTTCAGGACCTGGTCGGCGATGCGCTGGGCGAGGGTCTCGATCAGGTCGACCGGCTCGCCCTGCACGACGGCCACGACCTCCTCGGCCACGATGCCGTAGTGCACGGTCAGGGTCAGGTCGTCCGAGGCGGCGGCAGGAGCGGTGTCCAGGCTCAGCACGAGGTCCACGACGAAGGTCTGGCCCTCCTCGCGCTCCTGGGGGAACACGCCGTGGTGCCCGCGGGCCCTGAGGCCGCGCAGCGCGACACGATCCACGAAATCACTCCTGCGGTCCGGTCCGGGGTGGTCGGCGGGCGGTCGGCTCATCACATCGCCCTCAGTCGAATCTACCCGCGACCACCGACAGCGGTTGCTGTGAGGGTGGTCGCAGTCAGCCGCCGCGGCCCCTACCCCGATGCCCTCGGAGCTATGCCTGCGTCGTCCGGGTCTTGGCTCGAACGAGTGGTCAGAACCCCTCAGGCAGACCCTTCTCCGCCGCCCGCCCCGTCCTCGTCGTCATCCTCGTCGATCCCCTCGGCCATCACCGGGGAGCCGTGGTGCACCCACAGCCGCCAGCCCTCGGATGTGCGGCGAAACACATTCGTGGCCACCACCAGGCCGCCCACCAGCGGGCCCAGGCCGCTCTCGCTGTCCTCCTCGGCCGGGCCGCCGGTGAGGATGTTCTCGGTGCAGGTGACCAGCGCCGTGTCGCCGTCCACGGCCACCTCGACATCGGTCAGGAAGAACTGGATGTACTCGGTGTTCGCCATGATCAGGGCGTACGAGCGCATCACCTCCCGGCGGCCGCGCAGCACCGGCCACCCCGGGTGCACCACGGACACCGTCTCCGCCAGC is part of the Streptomyces sp. NBC_01262 genome and harbors:
- the folK gene encoding 2-amino-4-hydroxy-6-hydroxymethyldihydropteridine diphosphokinase, yielding MSYDPTVQPVPASVVAQVDAADTTLQNPKVAVISLGSNLGNRLETLQGAVDALEDTPGVRVKKVSPVYETEPWGVQPGSQPNYFNAVVVLKTTLPPSSLLERGRAIEDAYARTRTERWAARTIDVDIVAYEGVVSDDSELTLPHPRAHQRAFVLAPWYDIDPAAELPGVGAVGQLLATVGRDTVQARADVELHLPE
- the folB gene encoding dihydroneopterin aldolase — its product is MDRVALRGLRARGHHGVFPQEREEGQTFVVDLVLSLDTAPAAASDDLTLTVHYGIVAEEVVAVVQGEPVDLIETLAQRIADQVLKNDLVEEVEVTVHKPQAPITVPFDDVTVTIARRRP
- a CDS encoding nuclear transport factor 2 family protein, with protein sequence MSPRTAEAAAVEQANQAFYDAVERSDLDALEELVLTGPLAETVSVVHPGWPVLRGRREVMRSYALIMANTEYIQFFLTDVEVAVDGDTALVTCTENILTGGPAEEDSESGLGPLVGGLVVATNVFRRTSEGWRLWVHHGSPVMAEGIDEDDDEDGAGGGEGSA
- a CDS encoding DUF3180 domain-containing protein, which translates into the protein MKQLRIRTLVGLFVVAGVLSWAGARLWDSFGTLPAVPVAAPIVLGLIAAVLAATALSIRSRLRAQRERRPGAKGVDPLLAARAVVFGQASALVAALVAGMYGGTGVFLVISQFDNPPRRDQAIYAGAAVLAGIAVIAAALFLERVCKLPEDKDNNRSAAGTA